A single Brevundimonas sp. M20 DNA region contains:
- a CDS encoding ABC transporter permease, whose protein sequence is MIGRFFAPRAPILPRDTGGEPWLATVIAVLCFLACVSAVGALAADRAAHGWARALGSEATVQVRPRVGETGDAAAARAAETLASVTGVDEAEAMDRKAAEDLLRPWVGDAVLPDLPLPHLVTVRLNREAPASAVTLSRALAQAGVDASVDDHSLWRGEAERSAGLITLLAALAFLLTAGAAGAAVAYATRAGMAAQASVIQTLSLNGASDGRIAGLFQRRYGLLAAGAGAAGALAAMGAAGLMRLVGGSDGLSPALPIAWSDVLILSPCPLLAATVAVVAARFTALARLRGTGNLTA, encoded by the coding sequence ATGATTGGTCGGTTCTTCGCGCCCCGAGCGCCCATTCTGCCGCGCGACACGGGGGGCGAGCCCTGGCTGGCGACGGTGATCGCCGTGCTGTGCTTCCTGGCCTGCGTGTCGGCGGTCGGGGCGCTGGCGGCGGACCGCGCGGCGCATGGCTGGGCCCGTGCGCTGGGCTCGGAAGCGACCGTGCAGGTGCGTCCCCGCGTTGGCGAAACCGGAGACGCCGCCGCCGCCCGTGCCGCCGAGACGCTGGCGAGCGTGACCGGCGTGGACGAGGCCGAGGCCATGGATCGCAAGGCCGCCGAGGATCTGCTGCGCCCTTGGGTCGGGGATGCGGTCCTGCCGGACCTGCCCCTGCCCCATCTGGTGACGGTGCGACTGAACAGGGAGGCGCCGGCCAGCGCGGTGACGCTGAGCCGGGCGCTCGCGCAGGCGGGCGTGGACGCCAGCGTGGACGACCACAGCCTGTGGCGCGGCGAGGCCGAGCGGTCGGCGGGGTTGATCACCCTTCTGGCGGCGCTGGCCTTCCTGCTGACAGCGGGCGCGGCGGGCGCGGCGGTGGCCTATGCGACCCGCGCCGGGATGGCGGCGCAGGCCTCCGTCATCCAGACCCTGAGCCTGAACGGCGCCTCGGACGGACGCATCGCCGGACTGTTCCAGCGGCGCTACGGCCTGCTGGCGGCGGGCGCCGGTGCGGCGGGCGCGTTGGCGGCCATGGGAGCGGCCGGCCTGATGCGGCTGGTCGGCGGCAGCGACGGCCTGTCGCCCGCCCTGCCGATCGCCTGGAGCGATGTTCTGATCCTCTCGCCATGTCCGCTGCTGGCGGCTACGGTAGCGGTTGTCGCCGCGCGCTTCACCGCGCTGGCGCGGCTGAGGGGCACAGGTAATCTAACGGCATGA
- a CDS encoding YdcF family protein encodes MKFLTFIAILVLIWLIGLFVFADRVRGYTPAPEPERADAIVALTGPSAERVNAAIRLLEQDKGDRVLISGVNREVRRQELRALTPGSNRLFNCCVDLGFEAEDTVGNAQEIAAWAEAKGYRSLIVVTSDYHMPRALTEIRAAAPGVELTAYAVETPSLDNSGWWRAAVTARRMTLEYLKYLAALGRFAVGKLTGEGRTATDAAPEEKAA; translated from the coding sequence ATGAAGTTTCTGACTTTCATAGCCATTCTGGTGCTGATCTGGTTGATCGGCCTGTTCGTGTTCGCCGACCGGGTGCGCGGCTACACGCCCGCGCCCGAGCCGGAACGCGCCGACGCCATCGTCGCCCTGACCGGTCCGTCCGCTGAACGTGTGAACGCCGCGATCCGCCTGCTGGAGCAGGACAAGGGCGACCGGGTGCTGATCTCGGGGGTGAACCGCGAGGTCCGTCGTCAGGAACTGCGCGCCCTGACGCCGGGTTCGAACCGTCTGTTCAACTGCTGCGTCGATCTGGGCTTCGAGGCCGAGGACACCGTCGGCAACGCGCAGGAGATCGCCGCCTGGGCGGAGGCCAAGGGCTACAGGAGCCTGATCGTGGTCACCTCGGATTACCACATGCCGCGCGCCCTGACCGAAATCCGCGCCGCCGCACCGGGCGTAGAACTGACAGCCTATGCCGTAGAGACCCCGTCGCTGGATAACTCCGGCTGGTGGCGGGCTGCGGTGACCGCCCGGCGCATGACGCTGGAATATCTGAAATACCTCGCCGCCCTCGGCCGCTTCGCCGTGGGCAAGCTGACCGGCGAGGGCCGCACGGCGACGGATGCCGCGCCGGAAGAAAAGGCCGCCTGA
- a CDS encoding 1-acyl-sn-glycerol-3-phosphate acyltransferase — protein MLILRSLLFTAWLYLSMPIFAIGLSPALLAPHRYAMAVIRIWAHFVLFGLRWIAGIKVEVRGLEHRPTGPALLAPKHQGMLDVVAPFTFMNDPCFVLKKELMVLPFFGWFAWKTAMIPVDRSAGSTALKNMVKQSRARLADNRQIVIFPEGTRSAPGAPADYKPGVAAIYRDLDVACWPVATNSGCHWPAHGFIYRPGTVVFEFLEPIPAGLKRAEFMKRLEDSVETASTALLGKSE, from the coding sequence TTGCTGATCCTGCGTTCGCTGCTGTTTACGGCCTGGCTTTACCTGTCGATGCCGATCTTCGCGATCGGCCTGTCGCCCGCGCTGCTGGCCCCGCATCGGTACGCCATGGCGGTCATCAGGATCTGGGCGCATTTCGTGCTGTTCGGCCTGCGCTGGATCGCCGGAATCAAGGTCGAGGTGCGCGGGCTGGAGCATCGCCCGACCGGCCCGGCCCTGCTGGCGCCCAAGCATCAGGGGATGCTGGACGTGGTCGCGCCCTTCACCTTCATGAACGACCCCTGCTTCGTTCTGAAGAAGGAGTTGATGGTCCTGCCCTTCTTCGGCTGGTTCGCCTGGAAGACCGCGATGATCCCGGTCGACCGCTCGGCCGGTTCGACCGCGCTGAAAAACATGGTCAAACAGTCGCGCGCCCGGCTGGCGGATAACCGCCAGATCGTCATCTTCCCGGAAGGCACCCGCAGCGCGCCGGGCGCTCCGGCCGACTACAAGCCGGGCGTGGCCGCCATCTATCGCGATCTCGACGTCGCCTGCTGGCCCGTCGCCACCAACTCCGGCTGTCACTGGCCCGCCCACGGCTTCATCTATCGCCCCGGCACGGTGGTGTTCGAATTCCTCGAGCCGATCCCCGCGGGCCTGAAGCGCGCCGAGTTCATGAAGCGGCTGGAAGACAGCGTGGAAACGGCGTCGACGGCGTTGCTCGGCAAGAGCGAATAG
- a CDS encoding MipA/OmpV family protein, producing the protein MSLRFALPALAAGLLFAGSAAAQSQPYEQVEAPSRWRVEVGGGVTHGFSATGNTGDDINYTAWGSASYRDIVYANGLDGLGWNAIKTDDFHAGVQLRPRFSAGEIEGSTLDRPGFGADAALYAFKRLPGNIVVGGRVQHDATGDDAGTQYYASVGHRRVTPVGLLSTTAYVTGGDSDRLQRYYGVTPAEAPGSGYTAYEPSGGLSGAGVAVFLAVPIGDRFGVGGFVNYEQRLGDTRDSPLIEDEGVWRAGLIGVIRFRSSN; encoded by the coding sequence ATGTCCCTTCGGTTCGCCCTCCCGGCCCTCGCCGCCGGCCTGCTTTTCGCCGGCTCCGCCGCCGCCCAGTCGCAGCCCTACGAACAGGTCGAGGCGCCGAGCCGCTGGCGTGTGGAGGTCGGTGGCGGGGTCACCCACGGGTTCAGCGCGACCGGGAACACGGGCGACGATATCAACTACACGGCCTGGGGCTCGGCCTCCTACCGCGACATCGTCTACGCCAACGGGCTGGACGGTCTGGGCTGGAATGCGATCAAGACCGACGATTTCCACGCGGGCGTTCAACTGCGCCCCCGCTTCTCGGCCGGCGAGATCGAGGGCTCGACGCTGGATCGTCCGGGCTTCGGCGCGGATGCGGCCCTGTACGCTTTCAAGCGACTGCCCGGAAACATCGTCGTCGGCGGGCGTGTGCAGCACGACGCGACGGGCGACGACGCCGGGACGCAGTACTACGCCTCGGTCGGGCACCGGCGCGTGACGCCGGTCGGCCTGCTGTCGACCACCGCCTATGTCACCGGCGGGGATAGTGATCGGCTGCAACGTTACTACGGCGTGACGCCGGCCGAGGCTCCGGGCAGCGGTTACACCGCCTATGAGCCGTCGGGCGGTCTGTCGGGCGCGGGCGTGGCCGTCTTCCTGGCCGTGCCGATCGGCGACCGCTTCGGCGTCGGCGGCTTCGTCAACTATGAGCAGCGACTGGGCGATACGCGCGACAGCCCGCTGATCGAGGACGAGGGCGTCTGGCGCGCGGGTCTGATCGGCGTCATCCGCTTCCGCAGCAGCAACTAG
- the pdeM gene encoding ligase-associated DNA damage response endonuclease PdeM: MNTTLRQTLSPFRHPCGGLKVRVAGEACVLRCSGALWLPDHRTLIASDLHLEKGSAFAVRGQMLPPYDSPSTLAKLEAEIEALDPARVVLLGDSFHDSKAVNRLSTEDRERLGRLAAGRDWVWLEGNHDLVALESALDALPGRVVTTLMLGALSLIHEPQPGEAVGEISGHLHPAARVAAYGRGVRRPCFVTDGVRLIMPAFGAFTGGLDVRDVAVAGLFAAPPMVAALGRDKVHAFAWDSLG, translated from the coding sequence GTGAACACCACACTGCGCCAGACCCTGTCTCCCTTCCGCCATCCCTGCGGCGGGCTGAAGGTGCGTGTTGCGGGCGAAGCCTGCGTGCTGCGTTGCTCCGGCGCCCTGTGGCTGCCCGATCATCGGACACTGATCGCTTCGGACCTGCACCTCGAGAAGGGCTCGGCCTTCGCCGTTCGCGGCCAGATGCTGCCGCCCTACGACAGCCCGTCCACGCTGGCGAAGCTGGAGGCGGAGATCGAAGCTCTCGATCCCGCCCGCGTGGTCCTGCTGGGCGACAGCTTCCACGACTCGAAAGCCGTCAACCGTCTGTCCACGGAGGATCGCGAGCGCCTCGGGCGTTTGGCCGCCGGCCGGGACTGGGTCTGGCTCGAGGGCAACCACGATCTGGTGGCGCTGGAAAGCGCGCTCGACGCTCTGCCGGGCCGGGTGGTGACCACCCTGATGCTCGGCGCCCTCAGCCTGATCCACGAGCCGCAACCGGGCGAGGCTGTCGGCGAGATCTCCGGCCACCTCCACCCCGCCGCTCGCGTCGCCGCCTATGGGCGGGGCGTGCGTCGCCCTTGTTTCGTGACCGATGGCGTGCGTCTCATCATGCCCGCCTTCGGGGCCTTCACCGGCGGGCTGGATGTTCGGGACGTCGCGGTGGCGGGGCTCTTCGCGGCGCCGCCGATGGTCGCCGCGCTCGGACGGGACAAGGTCCACGCCTTCGCCTGGGATAGCCTGGGCTAG
- a CDS encoding ligase-associated DNA damage response DEXH box helicase, whose translation MTSAAAPVTLPPLFADWFASRGWAPRRHQLEMVEAGQAGSHALLVAPTGGGKTLAGFLPSLIDLAERGPRPAHGPGSGVHTLYLSPLKALTTDVERNLMTPIREIGLNIHVESRTGDTKQSKRQRQRDFPPDILLTTPEQLALFCAWEGARAYFADVKCVILDEVHAIWSGKRGDLLSLGLGRLQKFAPEMRRVALSATVDDPQMIADWLSPEALPLKGGGLGGGAVAVIAEAGAEGADEASSATSGGSPPPPQSLPFPPSRGKGVVIVRGDPGAPPVIDVLVSEGRVPWAGHTGVHAVPEVYEAIRQAGMTLIFVNTRWQAEFVFQQLWAINDDSLPIALHHGSLAAEQRRKVEAAMARGDLRAVVCTSTLDLGIDWGDVDLVIQLAAPKGASRLVQRIGRANHRLDEPSRALMVPASRFEMLECQAAREAVAENAFDWEPVHVGTLDTLAQHVMGCACSEPFDLDDLYAEVSACGPYRALTYEQFEEVVDLVATGGYALRTYDRFARIVRTPDGRWKVRNAQLAQSHRMNVGAIVSAANLNVKVASRRAGGKHLIGGRKIGEAEEWYFEQMEPGDTFIFAGQVWAFQGISGTDALVSAATGKDPKIPSYGGSKFPLGTSLAERVRAMVQDRDHWRVLPPDVQEWLELQEVVSRIPRAGEMLVETFPRGTRHFMVCYPFEGRLAHTTLAMLLTKRLDRLEIGPLGFVVTDYSLAIWSIRPMDRVDLDALFEPDMLGDDLESWLEESFMMKRTFRNCALISGLIEQRQPGAEKTGRQVTFSTDLIYDVLRRHQPDHLLLRTARADAASGLLDVARLGQLLTRIQGQVVHQPLDRPSPFCVPVLVQIGRERVGGGAAEMILSETSLDFAEETLIAEIMAEAPPELEGAA comes from the coding sequence GTGACGTCCGCCGCCGCTCCCGTAACGCTTCCGCCGCTTTTCGCCGACTGGTTCGCCTCGCGCGGCTGGGCGCCGCGTCGGCATCAGCTGGAAATGGTCGAGGCCGGACAGGCGGGGTCGCATGCGCTGCTGGTCGCCCCGACCGGCGGCGGCAAGACGCTGGCCGGCTTCCTGCCCTCCCTGATTGATCTGGCCGAGCGCGGTCCGCGTCCGGCGCATGGCCCCGGCAGCGGGGTGCACACCCTCTACCTCTCGCCGCTGAAGGCCCTGACCACGGATGTCGAGCGCAACCTGATGACGCCTATCCGCGAGATCGGGCTGAACATCCATGTCGAGAGCCGCACCGGCGACACCAAACAGTCCAAGCGCCAGCGCCAGCGCGACTTCCCGCCGGACATCCTTCTGACCACGCCGGAACAGCTGGCCCTCTTCTGTGCGTGGGAGGGGGCGAGGGCGTATTTCGCCGATGTGAAATGCGTCATCCTCGACGAGGTCCACGCCATCTGGAGCGGCAAGCGCGGCGACCTGCTCAGTCTCGGTCTGGGCCGGTTGCAGAAGTTCGCGCCGGAGATGCGGCGGGTGGCCCTGTCGGCGACCGTGGATGATCCTCAGATGATCGCGGATTGGCTGTCACCTGAAGCCCTCCCCCTCAAGGGGGGAGGGTTGGGTGGGGGTGCGGTCGCCGTCATTGCGGAAGCTGGAGCGGAAGGCGCGGACGAGGCCTCAAGCGCCACCTCCGGCGGCAGTCCGCCACCACCCCAATCCCTGCCCTTTCCCCCCTCGAGGGGCAAGGGAGTAGTGATTGTGCGCGGCGACCCCGGCGCCCCGCCGGTCATCGACGTTCTGGTCTCCGAAGGCCGCGTCCCCTGGGCGGGTCACACCGGCGTCCACGCGGTGCCCGAGGTCTATGAGGCCATCCGTCAGGCGGGGATGACCCTGATCTTCGTCAACACCCGCTGGCAGGCCGAGTTCGTCTTCCAGCAGCTGTGGGCGATAAATGACGACAGCCTGCCTATCGCCCTGCACCACGGTTCCCTCGCCGCCGAGCAAAGGCGCAAGGTCGAGGCGGCGATGGCGCGGGGCGATTTGCGCGCGGTGGTCTGCACCTCGACGCTGGATCTCGGCATCGACTGGGGCGACGTCGATCTGGTCATCCAGCTGGCCGCGCCCAAGGGAGCCAGTCGTCTGGTCCAGCGCATCGGTCGCGCCAATCACCGGCTGGACGAACCCTCCCGCGCCTTGATGGTCCCCGCCAGCCGGTTCGAAATGCTGGAGTGTCAGGCCGCCCGCGAGGCGGTGGCCGAGAACGCCTTTGACTGGGAGCCGGTGCACGTCGGCACGCTTGATACCCTCGCCCAGCATGTCATGGGCTGCGCCTGTTCAGAGCCGTTTGATCTGGATGATCTGTATGCGGAGGTTTCCGCATGTGGTCCCTATCGGGCGCTGACCTACGAGCAGTTCGAGGAAGTGGTCGATCTGGTCGCCACCGGCGGCTACGCCCTGCGCACCTACGACCGCTTCGCCCGCATCGTGCGAACACCTGACGGCAGGTGGAAGGTCCGCAACGCCCAACTGGCCCAGAGCCACCGGATGAATGTCGGCGCCATCGTCTCGGCCGCCAACCTCAATGTGAAGGTCGCCTCGCGCCGGGCGGGCGGGAAGCACCTCATCGGCGGCCGCAAGATCGGCGAGGCCGAGGAGTGGTATTTCGAGCAGATGGAGCCCGGCGACACCTTCATCTTCGCCGGTCAGGTATGGGCCTTCCAGGGCATCTCCGGCACGGATGCGCTGGTCAGCGCCGCGACAGGCAAGGACCCCAAGATCCCGTCCTACGGCGGCTCCAAATTTCCGCTGGGCACATCTCTGGCCGAACGGGTGCGGGCCATGGTTCAGGACCGCGACCACTGGCGCGTTCTGCCACCCGACGTGCAGGAGTGGCTGGAGTTGCAGGAGGTCGTTTCCCGCATCCCCCGCGCGGGTGAGATGCTGGTCGAGACCTTCCCGCGCGGAACCCGGCATTTCATGGTCTGCTATCCGTTCGAGGGACGGCTGGCGCACACGACGCTCGCCATGCTGCTGACCAAACGGCTGGACCGGCTGGAGATCGGCCCGCTGGGCTTTGTCGTCACCGACTATTCGCTGGCCATCTGGTCAATCCGGCCGATGGACAGGGTCGATCTCGACGCCCTGTTCGAGCCGGACATGCTGGGCGACGATCTTGAAAGCTGGCTGGAGGAGAGCTTCATGATGAAGCGCACCTTCCGCAACTGCGCCCTGATCTCCGGTCTGATCGAGCAACGCCAGCCGGGCGCCGAGAAGACCGGGCGGCAGGTCACCTTCTCGACCGACCTGATCTACGACGTTCTGCGCCGTCACCAGCCCGATCACCTGCTGTTGCGCACGGCCCGCGCCGATGCTGCTTCCGGCCTGCTGGATGTGGCCCGCCTCGGTCAGCTTCTGACGCGCATTCAGGGGCAGGTCGTGCATCAGCCGCTGGATCGACCCTCGCCCTTCTGCGTGCCGGTGCTGGTCCAGATCGGGCGCGAGCGGGTCGGCGGCGGCGCGGCCGAGATGATCCTGTCCGAGACCTCCCTGGACTTCGCCGAGGAGACCCTGATCGCCGAGATCATGGCCGAGGCGCCGCCGGAACTGGAGGGGGCGGCGTGA
- a CDS encoding ATP-dependent DNA helicase has protein sequence MTIDSFTSSTALTGAEPWLALPVALAVPPGAGAVCDEDGTRKIGRGAAEGLFTGAPVLVAHASLTARRLGIAPPPRSSDLLDVLELFAFVRPARFCAPSPTGLALAMGQAEPRGPEAQAEALRAAADGLLRELADPAYPQREDAFTLNETLSRAGWGWSWRVAGALQHHPLRARQHRGSGLDVWSRLSEWEDEAPRGEAGSAPVDSESARIRLEKLLQASGLDETRPAQSDYAAEAAYAFSPRNEEGRPRVLLAEAGTGTGKTLGYLAPASVWAERNQGAVWVSTYTRALQRQIDRESASLWPDAAERKKKAVVRKGRENYLCLLNLQEMVQAAQLGSGDPIAMALAGRWALYSRDGDMTGGDYPGWLPGLFATPTAQQASPANLVDRRGECVHAACPHYRLCFVEKTIRASRRADLVVANHALVMTQAAFDGARSARGLKQDGETAALKRIVFDEGHHLFDAADSAFSACLSGQEAAELRRWIRGPEGRGRRGRGLEQRLGDLCADNEAATKALQDAIHAAAQLPGEGASGRIAPASGEVNPIGPIERFLVAALEQLRARTREGGGPGGVEFGLECSLRPVTDPVLDAAREAARALAAVEAPLLALSRHLEDILDDESVELDGASRARIEGALRGLDRRGRMTLPGWRSMLAALDNDTGEPDPDFVDWLSAEAAFGRIADVALRRHWIDPTVPLEAAVIMPSHGVLVTSATLSDPGADDPFDLARMRTGSARLIEPARTLKVESPFNYAENSRVIVVNDLIKDDTRQTAAAMRELFLAAGGGGVGLFTAIRRLKAVYERLGPDLAKAGLPLYAQHVDPLEVGALVDVFRAEQDSCLLGTDAVRDGVDVPGRSLRILAFDRVPWPRPDLLHKARREKFGGSSAQGRAYDDALARARMSQAFGRLIRRADDKGVFVMLDAACPTRLFASLPPGTEVLRMGLAEAVELVGGFLKPST, from the coding sequence GTGACGATCGACTCCTTCACCTCCTCCACCGCCCTGACCGGCGCCGAGCCGTGGCTGGCCCTTCCCGTCGCGCTGGCCGTGCCGCCGGGTGCGGGGGCGGTTTGCGATGAGGACGGGACGCGCAAGATCGGGCGGGGCGCCGCCGAGGGTCTGTTCACCGGGGCGCCGGTGCTGGTCGCCCACGCCAGCCTGACCGCCCGACGGCTGGGCATCGCGCCGCCGCCCCGCTCAAGCGATCTGCTGGATGTGCTGGAACTGTTCGCCTTCGTGCGCCCCGCGAGGTTCTGCGCGCCCTCTCCCACAGGACTGGCTCTGGCAATGGGTCAGGCGGAGCCCAGGGGGCCGGAGGCGCAGGCCGAGGCCCTGCGCGCCGCCGCCGACGGCCTGCTGCGGGAACTGGCTGATCCGGCCTATCCCCAGCGCGAGGACGCCTTCACCCTGAACGAGACCCTGTCGCGGGCCGGCTGGGGGTGGTCCTGGCGGGTGGCGGGCGCCTTGCAACATCACCCCCTGCGCGCGCGCCAGCATCGCGGCAGCGGTCTGGATGTCTGGTCACGGCTGAGCGAATGGGAGGACGAGGCGCCGCGCGGCGAGGCGGGATCGGCCCCGGTCGACAGCGAGAGCGCGCGCATCCGGCTGGAGAAGCTGTTGCAGGCCTCCGGACTGGATGAGACCCGCCCGGCCCAGTCCGACTATGCCGCCGAGGCCGCCTACGCCTTCTCGCCCCGCAATGAGGAGGGCCGCCCGCGGGTGCTGCTGGCCGAGGCCGGGACCGGAACAGGCAAGACCCTGGGCTATCTGGCACCCGCCAGCGTCTGGGCCGAGCGCAACCAAGGGGCTGTCTGGGTCTCGACCTATACCCGCGCCCTGCAACGCCAGATCGACCGAGAGAGCGCCAGCCTCTGGCCTGATGCGGCCGAACGAAAGAAGAAGGCCGTCGTCCGCAAGGGGCGGGAGAACTACCTGTGCCTGCTGAACCTGCAGGAGATGGTGCAGGCGGCGCAGCTGGGAAGCGGCGATCCGATCGCCATGGCGCTGGCGGGCCGCTGGGCCCTGTATTCGCGCGACGGCGACATGACCGGCGGCGACTATCCCGGCTGGCTGCCCGGCCTGTTCGCGACGCCCACGGCGCAGCAGGCCAGCCCGGCCAATCTGGTCGACCGGCGCGGCGAGTGCGTGCACGCCGCCTGCCCCCACTACCGCCTGTGCTTTGTCGAAAAGACCATCCGGGCCAGCCGCCGGGCCGATCTGGTGGTGGCCAACCATGCGCTGGTCATGACCCAGGCCGCGTTCGACGGCGCGCGCTCGGCCCGCGGGTTGAAGCAGGATGGGGAGACGGCGGCGTTGAAGCGGATCGTCTTCGACGAAGGCCACCATCTGTTCGACGCCGCCGACAGCGCCTTCTCGGCCTGCCTGTCCGGACAGGAGGCCGCCGAACTGCGTCGGTGGATCCGGGGCCCGGAAGGACGCGGTCGGCGCGGGCGTGGGCTGGAACAGCGGCTGGGCGATCTGTGCGCTGACAACGAGGCGGCGACCAAGGCCCTGCAGGACGCCATCCATGCGGCGGCCCAACTGCCGGGCGAAGGGGCGTCCGGGCGGATCGCCCCGGCCTCGGGCGAGGTCAATCCGATCGGTCCGATCGAGCGCTTTCTGGTCGCCGCGCTGGAACAGCTCCGCGCCCGGACGAGGGAGGGCGGCGGCCCCGGCGGGGTCGAATTCGGACTGGAATGCTCCCTGCGTCCGGTGACCGATCCGGTGCTGGACGCGGCGCGGGAGGCCGCCCGCGCGCTGGCGGCGGTCGAAGCTCCCTTGCTGGCCCTGTCGCGGCATCTGGAAGACATTCTGGATGACGAGTCCGTCGAGCTGGACGGCGCGTCGCGGGCGCGGATCGAAGGGGCGCTGCGCGGGCTGGATCGGCGCGGCCGGATGACCCTGCCCGGTTGGCGCTCCATGCTGGCGGCGCTGGACAATGACACCGGCGAGCCGGACCCGGACTTCGTCGACTGGCTGAGCGCGGAGGCCGCCTTCGGGCGGATCGCCGACGTCGCCCTGCGTCGACACTGGATCGACCCGACCGTGCCGCTGGAGGCGGCGGTGATCATGCCCTCGCACGGGGTGTTGGTGACCAGCGCGACCTTGTCTGATCCGGGGGCGGACGATCCGTTCGATCTGGCGCGGATGCGAACCGGCTCCGCGCGACTGATCGAGCCCGCCCGGACGCTGAAAGTCGAAAGTCCGTTCAATTATGCGGAGAACAGCCGGGTCATCGTCGTCAACGACCTGATCAAGGACGACACGCGCCAGACGGCGGCGGCGATGCGCGAACTGTTCCTAGCTGCAGGAGGCGGCGGCGTGGGCCTGTTCACCGCCATCCGGCGACTGAAGGCGGTCTATGAGCGGCTGGGGCCGGACCTCGCCAAGGCGGGCCTGCCGCTCTACGCCCAGCACGTCGATCCGCTGGAAGTCGGCGCATTGGTGGATGTGTTCCGGGCCGAGCAGGACAGCTGCCTGCTGGGCACCGACGCTGTGCGGGACGGCGTGGACGTGCCGGGGCGCAGCCTCCGCATCCTCGCCTTCGACCGCGTGCCCTGGCCGCGACCTGACCTGCTGCACAAGGCCCGGCGCGAGAAGTTCGGCGGCTCCTCCGCGCAGGGCCGCGCCTATGACGACGCCCTGGCCCGCGCCCGGATGTCACAGGCCTTCGGGCGACTGATCCGCCGGGCGGACGACAAGGGCGTGTTCGTCATGCTGGACGCCGCCTGCCCGACCCGCCTGTTCGCCAGCCTGCCGCCGGGCACGGAGGTGCTGCGCATGGGGCTGGCCGAGGCGGTGGAACTGGTCGGCGGCTTCCTGAAGCCCTCGACCTGA
- a CDS encoding VOC family protein: METQSLHRGRLVDHIQLVVADLPASRRFYDAVLGALGIPLGGEAESYFWADELFVSSAESAAATGHLTGRHHLAFQAKDRAMVEAFYKAGLAAGGADNGAPGERPYHPGYYAAFLLDPDGNNIEAVFHGEARRSADSVEITFEA; encoded by the coding sequence ATGGAAACCCAATCCCTGCATCGCGGCCGTCTGGTTGATCACATCCAGCTGGTGGTCGCCGACCTTCCGGCGTCCCGCCGTTTCTATGACGCGGTTCTGGGGGCTTTGGGCATTCCACTGGGCGGGGAGGCCGAGAGCTATTTCTGGGCGGATGAGCTGTTCGTCTCCTCCGCCGAAAGCGCGGCGGCCACCGGCCATCTGACGGGGCGACACCATCTGGCCTTTCAGGCGAAGGACCGGGCCATGGTCGAGGCCTTCTACAAGGCGGGTCTCGCGGCCGGGGGCGCCGACAACGGCGCGCCGGGCGAGCGGCCCTATCATCCGGGCTACTACGCCGCCTTCCTGCTGGACCCGGACGGCAACAACATCGAGGCGGTCTTCCACGGTGAGGCCCGGCGGTCGGCCGACAGCGTCGAGATCACCTTCGAGGCGTGA
- a CDS encoding DUF2125 domain-containing protein, translated as MSNAPEKPYRHPRRGIVGPFVLVGVLLAAWTGWWFYLAQQIETRLAAQVTTLNKDGWTIRHGEVSTTGWPFRVRVSLPQADVLAPSGHGVAAPELVAEANAWNPDHWVIIAPDGLTLTRAEKGKVNVTGDALRMSVSHLRSRFPDLRLEFVRSTFTPQPGADPFPIASAEHIQMETRPHLTDGQATTDALDVLFNLVDARGRKGGPVESAAQNGKLSLALEGTIQQASRLKGPNAAGIFSNWTQAGGRFTGVRGELTAGESRALLTSDALSADAAGRLRGQVAVTAEQPGPVVAGMARAPSGEVNRAGAVGAAAATAASGDRPVELTLEFREGRTWLGLFPLAPAPKLF; from the coding sequence ATGAGCAACGCCCCCGAAAAGCCCTATCGCCATCCCCGCCGCGGGATCGTCGGTCCCTTCGTGCTGGTCGGCGTCCTGCTGGCCGCATGGACCGGCTGGTGGTTCTACCTCGCGCAGCAGATCGAGACGCGGCTGGCGGCGCAGGTCACGACCCTGAATAAGGACGGCTGGACCATCCGGCACGGCGAAGTCAGCACGACGGGATGGCCGTTCCGGGTGCGGGTGTCCCTGCCGCAGGCAGACGTGCTGGCGCCCTCCGGGCACGGCGTGGCCGCGCCGGAGCTTGTGGCGGAAGCCAATGCCTGGAATCCGGATCACTGGGTGATCATCGCCCCTGACGGCCTGACCCTGACCCGGGCGGAAAAGGGCAAGGTCAATGTCACCGGCGACGCCCTGCGGATGAGCGTCAGCCATCTGCGCAGCCGTTTCCCCGACCTGCGGCTGGAGTTCGTGCGCAGCACCTTCACGCCCCAGCCGGGCGCGGATCCCTTCCCCATCGCTTCGGCGGAGCACATCCAGATGGAGACCCGCCCGCACCTGACCGACGGACAGGCCACGACCGACGCCCTCGATGTGCTGTTCAATCTGGTCGATGCGCGGGGCCGTAAAGGCGGCCCGGTCGAAAGCGCCGCGCAGAACGGAAAGCTGTCGCTGGCGCTGGAGGGCACCATCCAGCAGGCCAGCCGCCTGAAGGGCCCGAACGCCGCCGGCATCTTCTCGAACTGGACTCAGGCAGGCGGTCGGTTCACCGGCGTGCGCGGCGAGCTGACGGCGGGCGAGAGCCGCGCCCTTTTGACCAGCGACGCCCTGTCGGCGGATGCCGCTGGACGACTGCGCGGACAGGTCGCCGTGACCGCCGAACAGCCGGGACCGGTTGTGGCGGGCATGGCCCGTGCGCCGTCGGGCGAGGTCAATCGCGCCGGAGCCGTCGGCGCCGCCGCCGCGACCGCCGCCAGCGGTGACCGCCCGGTCGAGCTGACGCTGGAATTCCGGGAAGGCCGGACCTGGCTGGGCCTGTTCCCGCTGGCCCCCGCGCCCAAGCTGTTCTGA